A single window of Dermochelys coriacea isolate rDerCor1 chromosome 14, rDerCor1.pri.v4, whole genome shotgun sequence DNA harbors:
- the LOC122455416 gene encoding zinc finger protein 471-like, with amino-acid sequence MVSESEEANPQQEGPEQLHRMVSGSTDGDVFQSPECKKAPENHCRPERYHGNDQEEREDKSTHLIRGVEKIKDTAQQRISTGERPNTCSDCGKNSFGGLPLSCMRESTQEKNLISVLIVRKGSARAQTSLNIRVHTGGKPYKCLKCGKSFGDRSTFSTHQRIRMGERPYKCLTCGESFRDRSTFNKHQRIHMGEKPHKCPKCGKNFHQLTQLIRHKRLDTGERPHKCLTCGKSFRDRSTFNEHQ; translated from the coding sequence ATGGTGAGTGAGAGTGAGGAGGCGAACCCTCAGCAGGAAGGTCCCGAGCAACTACATCGGATGGTATCAGGAAGCACTGATGGAGATGTTTTCCAAAGTCCTGAGTGTAAAAAAGCCCCTGAGAATCACTGCAGGCCAGAGAGGTATCATGGAAACGAccaagaagagagagaggatAAATCCACTCATTTGATCAGAGGAGTCGAGAAAATCAAAGACACTGCTCAGCAGAGAATTTCCACTGGAGAGAGACCCAACACGTGCAGTGActgtgggaaaaattcctttgGAGGTCTGCCCTTATCATGcatgagagaatccacacaggagaaaaaccTTATAAGTGTCCTGATTGTGAGAAAAGGTTCAGCCAGGGCTCAGACCTCACTAAACATCAGAGTCCACACAGGAGGGAAGCCTTACAAATGTCTCAAGTGTGGAAAAAGTTTCGGTGATAGATCCACCTTCAGTACACACCAGAGAATCCGcatgggagagagaccctataaatgcctgaCCTGTGGGGAAAGTTTCAGGGATCGGTCAACCTTTAATAAACACCAGAGAATTCACATGGGAGAGAAACCACATAAATGCCCCAAGTGCGGGAAAAATTTCCATCAGCTCACACAACTCATTAGACACAAGAGACTcgacacaggagagagaccccataaatgCCTGacctgtgggaaaagcttccggGATAGATCCACCTTTAATGAACACCAgtga